A section of the Telopea speciosissima isolate NSW1024214 ecotype Mountain lineage chromosome 3, Tspe_v1, whole genome shotgun sequence genome encodes:
- the LOC122656538 gene encoding NAC domain-containing protein 83-like: protein MEKRNFVKNGVVKLPPGFRFHPTDEELVVQYLKRKVFSFPLPASIIPEVDICKHDPWDLPGDLEQERYFFSTKEAKYPNGNRCNRATGSGYWKATGMDRKIIASKTNQVVGMKKTLVFYRGKPPHGSRTDWIMHEYRLTSTMTASPVFAQKNNPTQNSTVQVENWVLCRIFLKKRSTKNEEENFSKPWKENRVENLGMGRPSFIDFMRVTDKNEPVPPPPSSSSCSDSSGITEVCSSGSDHEESNSCCNSFSSSYCRRDS, encoded by the exons ATGGAGAAACGTAATTTTGTTAAGAACGGAGTAGTTAAACTACCTCCAGGTTTCAGATTCCATCCAACTGACGAAGAGCTCGTGGTTCAGTATTTGAAGCGCAAGGTGTTTTCTTTCCCATTGCCCGCTTCAATCATCCCTGAGGTCGATATCTGCAAGCACGATCCATGGGATTTGCCAG GTGATTTAGAGCAAGAGAGGTACTTTTTCAGCACCAAAGAAGCCAAGTATCCCAATGGGAACAGATGCAACAGAGCAACAGGTTCTGGTTACTGGAAGGCTACTGGAATGGACAGGAAAATCATAGCTTCAAAAACCAACCAAGTAGTGGGGATGAAGAAAACTCTGGTTTTCTACAGAGGAAAGCCACCTCATGGGTCTAGAACCGattggatcatgcatgaatacAGACTTACTTCTACCATGACCGCATCTCCCGTTTTCGCACAAAAGAATAACCCAACCCAA AATTCTACTGTGCAAGTGGAAAATTGGGTTCTCTGCCGCATATTTTTGAAGAAAAGGAGTACtaaaaatgaagaagagaacTTCTCCAAACCCTGGAAGGAGAACAGAGTTGAGAATCTCGGGATGGGTCGGCCTAGTTTCATTGATTTCATGAGAGTCACAGACAAGAATGAACcagttcctcctcctccatcttcttcctcatgttCCGATTCGAGTGGCATCACAGAAGTCTGTTCCAGTGGATCTGATCATGAAGAAAGCAACAGCTGTTGCAACAGTTTTTCTTCATCTTATTGTAGAAGAGATTCATGA
- the LOC122656036 gene encoding double-stranded RNA-binding protein 3-like: MFKNQLQELAQRSCFTLPCYACIREGPDHAPRFKASVNFNGEIFEGSSYCTTLRQAEHAAAEVALNTLSTRGPSRSLAARVLDETGVYKNLLQETAHRAGLNLPVYTTVRSGPGHLPIFTCTVELAGINFTGESGKTKKQAEKNAAMAAWSALKQMPNLGSSSQTNRDSEGSEEQEQVVVTRVLSDFKPKDENKTARHRDQSQSRRRVVPSYRDNNNGSSSSCHDTILQYQQWRSMDLLSDFTSIYPNQRQNQNQNQNQNCYSVLFPLPTASKILKPNSTREKNKASPYPSNRAILPPLEEHQKDEDESLNVKSESTEKPIEKVLRQSPSYQRPFPLTHYCGQRTQMRTTTTTTFGPVSAPIAAAPCLLNILKRGRFHAQGLAPAVHIRTVIPVCAAPPGRPPSSNPPTPQMKEASKSHQSSAAVSAQTIEELHRLRL; encoded by the exons ATGTTTAAGAACCAGCTACAAGAACTAGCACAGAGAAGCTGCTTCACCCTCCCTTGTTATGCATGTATCAGGGAAGGACCTGATCATGCACCTCGGTTCAAGGCTTCTGTGAACTTCAATGGTGAGATATTTGAAGGCTCTAGCTATTGTACCACACTCAGACAAGCAGAGCATGCAGCTGCTGAAGTAGCACTCAACACCCTATCAACAAGGGGTCCTTCAAGGTCTCTAGCTGCAAGAGTTCTT GATGAAACTGGAGTCTATAAGAATCTTCTCCAAGAAACTGCTCACAGAGCTGGTCTGAACCTCCCAGTTTACACTACCGTGAGATCAGGACCTGGCCATCTACCTATCTTCACTTGCACTGTTGAGCTTGCGGGTATAAATTTTACGGGAGAATCAGGAAAAACGAAGAAGCAAGCAGAGAAGAATGCTGCCATGGCTGCCTGGTCCGCTTTAAAAcaaa TGCCAAACTTGGGTTCTTCATCTCAGACAAACAGAGATAGTGAGGGCAGTGAAGAACAGGAGCAGGTAGTTGTCACAAGGGTTCTATCAGATTTCAAGCCCAAGGATGAAAACAAGACTGCGAGACACAGGGACCAAAGCCAGTCGAGAAGAAGAGTGGTTCCGAGTTACAGAGATAACAATAATGGCTCCAGCTCTTCCTGCCATGACACAATCTTACAGTATCAGCAATGGAGATCAATGGATCTACTATCTGATTTCACCTCAATCTATCCAAACCAAAGGCAGaatcagaaccagaaccagaaccagaattgTTACTCTGTTCTTTTCCCTCTTCCCACAGCTTCAAAGATCTTAAAGCCGAATTCTACCAGAGAGAAGAATAAGGCATCACCATACCCATCAAACAGAGCAA TTCTACCTCCGCTGGAAGAACACCAAAAGGATGAAGATGAGTCGCTCAATGTGAAATCAGAGAGCACAGAGAAACCCATTGAGAAGGTTCTCAGGCAAAGTCCAAGTTATCAACGGCCATTCCCATTGACCCATTACTGTGGCCAACGAACCCAGATgagaaccaccaccaccaccaccttcggACCTGTTTCTGCTCCAATTGCAGCAGCTCCCTGTCTTCTGAATATCCTAAAAAGGGGAAGATTCCACGCTCAGGGATTGGCTCCAGCAGTTCATATTCGAACAGTAATCCCAGTGTGCGCAGCCCCACCTGGGAGACCTCCATCATCGAATCCTCCAACACCACAGATGAAAGAAGCCTCAAAATCACACCAATCCTCAGCCGCAGTCTCTGCACAAACAATAGAAGAACTCCACAGGTTACGGCTATGA
- the LOC122656037 gene encoding glycerophosphodiester phosphodiesterase GDPD2-like isoform X2, with amino-acid sequence MALKAVNISDVPCLDQVPENASTALNSGRFSNGKDGGKASLKWPKFLVIGHRGSGMNVLQLPDRRLKAIKENSILSFNTAAKFGVDFVEFDVQVTKDDCPVIFHDNFILTIENSEISERRLTELTLAEFLSYGPQTEPGNVGKPLLRKGYGDGKIYNWKVEEDDASCTLEVAFQKVNPTLGFNIELKFDDHIVYRDEELIHVLQAILKVVFEHAKERPIVFSTFQPDAARLTSMLQSIYPVFFLTNGGSEIYKDVRRNSLEEAVKLCSSCGLQGIVSEVKAVFRNPGAINTIREANLSLLTYGQLKSDLHATSNGGGWGDRGSGSRDFRKSVGLHQAS; translated from the exons ATGGCTCTTAAAGCCGTTAATATCTCCGACGTTCCCTGTCTGGATCAGGTGCCGGAGAATGCTTCCACTGCTCTTAATTCCGGTCGGTTCTCTAATG GTAAAGATGGAGGCAAAGCATCGTTGAAATGGCCAAAGTTTCTGGTTATAGGACACAGAGGGAGTGGTATGAACGTCTTACAATTGCCTGACCGGAGGTTGAAAGCCATCAAAGAGAACTCCATTCTATCCTTTAATACTGCCGCAAAGTTCGGTGTTGATTTCGTTGAATTCGACGTTCAG GTGACTAAAGATGACTGTCCGGTCATTTTCCACGACAACTTCATCCTCACGATAGAAAAT AGTGAGATATCTGAGAGAAGACTCACGGAGTTAACTTTGGCTGAATTCCTTTCTTATGGACCCCAAACAGAGCCTGGAAAT GTTGGGAAACCATTGTTAAGAAAGGGTTATGGAGACGGGAAGATTTACAACTGgaaagttgaagaagatgaCGCCTCCTGTACACTTGAAGTGGCATTCCAGAAGGTAAACCCTACTTTGGGTTTCAATATCGAGCTGAAGTTTGATGACCACATAGTCTATCGAGATGAAGAACTCATCCATGTCCTTCAAGCAATCTTAAAG gtGGTCTTTGAACACGCCAAGGAGAGACCCATTGTCTTTTCAACCTTCCAGCCTGATGCAGCACGGTTAACCAGTATGTTGCAGAGCATCTATCCT GTGTTCTTCCTTACAAATGGAGGATCTGAAATTTACAAGGATGTGAGAAGGAATTCCTTGGAGGAGGCTGTCAAGCTTTGCTCGTCATGTGGTTTGCAAGGGATTGTATCAGAAGTTAAAGCCGTCTTCAGAAATCCAGGCGCCATTAACACGATCAGAGAAGCGAATCTTTCACTCCTAACCTATGGCCAACTGAA AAGCGATTTACATGCAACATCTAATGGGGGTGGATGGGGTGATCGTGGATCTGGTTCAAGAGATTTCAGAAAGAGTGTCGGTTTACATCAAGCCAGTTAA
- the LOC122656037 gene encoding glycerophosphodiester phosphodiesterase GDPD1, chloroplastic-like isoform X1, which produces MALKAVNISDVPCLDQVPENASTALNSGRFSNGKDGGKASLKWPKFLVIGHRGSGMNVLQLPDRRLKAIKENSILSFNTAAKFGVDFVEFDVQVTKDDCPVIFHDNFILTIENSEISERRLTELTLAEFLSYGPQTEPGNVGKPLLRKGYGDGKIYNWKVEEDDASCTLEVAFQKVNPTLGFNIELKFDDHIVYRDEELIHVLQAILKVVFEHAKERPIVFSTFQPDAARLTSMLQSIYPVFFLTNGGSEIYKDVRRNSLEEAVKLCSSCGLQGIVSEVKAVFRNPGAINTIREANLSLLTYGQLNIVPEAIYMQHLMGVDGVIVDLVQEISERVSVYIKPVKEGEYEDNSSLSSHEGADGQIQTATRPNFSQRELSFLLKLMPQLIQVTF; this is translated from the exons ATGGCTCTTAAAGCCGTTAATATCTCCGACGTTCCCTGTCTGGATCAGGTGCCGGAGAATGCTTCCACTGCTCTTAATTCCGGTCGGTTCTCTAATG GTAAAGATGGAGGCAAAGCATCGTTGAAATGGCCAAAGTTTCTGGTTATAGGACACAGAGGGAGTGGTATGAACGTCTTACAATTGCCTGACCGGAGGTTGAAAGCCATCAAAGAGAACTCCATTCTATCCTTTAATACTGCCGCAAAGTTCGGTGTTGATTTCGTTGAATTCGACGTTCAG GTGACTAAAGATGACTGTCCGGTCATTTTCCACGACAACTTCATCCTCACGATAGAAAAT AGTGAGATATCTGAGAGAAGACTCACGGAGTTAACTTTGGCTGAATTCCTTTCTTATGGACCCCAAACAGAGCCTGGAAAT GTTGGGAAACCATTGTTAAGAAAGGGTTATGGAGACGGGAAGATTTACAACTGgaaagttgaagaagatgaCGCCTCCTGTACACTTGAAGTGGCATTCCAGAAGGTAAACCCTACTTTGGGTTTCAATATCGAGCTGAAGTTTGATGACCACATAGTCTATCGAGATGAAGAACTCATCCATGTCCTTCAAGCAATCTTAAAG gtGGTCTTTGAACACGCCAAGGAGAGACCCATTGTCTTTTCAACCTTCCAGCCTGATGCAGCACGGTTAACCAGTATGTTGCAGAGCATCTATCCT GTGTTCTTCCTTACAAATGGAGGATCTGAAATTTACAAGGATGTGAGAAGGAATTCCTTGGAGGAGGCTGTCAAGCTTTGCTCGTCATGTGGTTTGCAAGGGATTGTATCAGAAGTTAAAGCCGTCTTCAGAAATCCAGGCGCCATTAACACGATCAGAGAAGCGAATCTTTCACTCCTAACCTATGGCCAACTGAA TATTGTGCCAGAAGCGATTTACATGCAACATCTAATGGGGGTGGATGGGGTGATCGTGGATCTGGTTCAAGAGATTTCAGAAAGAGTGTCGGTTTACATCAAGCCAGTTAAGGAGGGTGAGTACGAAGATAATAGCAGCCTCTCATCTCATGAAGGGGCAGATGGGCAGATCCAAACCGCAACAAGGCCCAACTTCTCACAGCGTGAACTCTCATTTCTACTCAAGTTGATGCCTCAGTTGATACAAGTTACATTCTAG